The following proteins are co-located in the Massilia litorea genome:
- a CDS encoding bifunctional diguanylate cyclase/phosphodiesterase has translation MSMSPGAHDHTIPAELENTCALEAIHLLGTVQSYGFVMVVDLASRCIVQVSTGIVKHWPGLQDAAALISRPLSDCVAAVDGSDALDIDALSAAHLVALPWRPRFEQADLPEQPAALHWECLGHRWGQFAVLEWLPANGNGDEQRRQNQIFAGFGEVIARLRRAEGLDAFFRACVKVIQEVSAFDRVMIYRFMPDGCGEVVAEHTSKEYQQKYLGLRFPASDIPSQARTLYLTNKLRLLADVEAPMDGLVPPRLPTGELLDQSHCILRGLSDVHLVYLRNMGVRATMTLSIVCDGKLWGLIACHHHQPRTPPYQIRENMRQIAELLAEIANMRIEALSHLETVRHRLTLDHLLNQFHQALLQDGDITNELELWLPELLPAFDASSLGVQIGTLAFIGGPARRQGATHQILDEVGARLDLQDPRPQVFIWDDLLTSRKRSLLYLPDAAGLLLAQRHDEDIIFCFLTREEVVQQVRWGGEPVKDVVALPNGRIRLEPRRSFAVWQQSVKGHSDPWLQADGEALQNLLRILSEVNKLQVNRKMQETLHWRAHHDHLTGLYNRRAMEDEVARRLDDGQYNTALMLLDLDHFKKINDTYGHETGDLVLQQLSLRLKAVMRENDLLARLGGDEFMLLLQIPHPSAATALTFAERLHGAVSGPFDIKGQQFRLGISVGIAIPPGHGRTVSELLRHADLTLYQAKSLGRCRSIVFELAMAADQREYYLLERDLDEAVERNQLSLVFQPKVDLISRKVVGLEALVRWNHPTRGQNSPSAFIPIAEHSDQIIRIDRWVMRSAIAELARLRSQGLARLPIAINLSIADILSPNLVAYLTELLDEYKVPASALEIEVTESCFMRQLDETQSVLRALNETGISTALDDFGTGFSSLSYLRQLPLQCLKIDQSFTRSMLQDANAEKLTQAIVAMGIALRMTIVAEGVETREQMNWLLAHGCHIGQGYYFSPPVPAQDVQQVIERLEIRLSA, from the coding sequence ATGAGCATGAGCCCGGGTGCGCATGACCACACCATTCCGGCGGAACTGGAGAATACCTGTGCCCTGGAGGCGATCCATCTGCTGGGCACTGTCCAGTCCTACGGGTTCGTGATGGTGGTGGACCTGGCGAGTCGCTGCATTGTCCAGGTCTCCACGGGGATCGTGAAGCATTGGCCAGGCTTGCAGGATGCCGCTGCGCTGATCTCGCGGCCGCTGTCCGATTGCGTCGCGGCCGTGGACGGCAGCGACGCGCTCGACATCGACGCCCTGTCCGCCGCGCATCTCGTCGCCTTGCCCTGGCGCCCCCGGTTCGAACAGGCAGATCTGCCGGAGCAGCCTGCGGCCCTGCACTGGGAATGCCTCGGTCACCGCTGGGGGCAGTTCGCGGTGCTCGAATGGCTGCCGGCGAACGGTAACGGCGACGAGCAGCGCCGGCAAAACCAGATCTTCGCCGGCTTTGGCGAAGTGATCGCCCGTCTGCGCCGCGCCGAGGGACTCGACGCCTTCTTTCGCGCCTGCGTCAAAGTGATCCAGGAAGTCAGCGCCTTCGACCGGGTGATGATTTACCGGTTCATGCCCGATGGCTGCGGTGAAGTCGTGGCCGAGCACACGTCGAAGGAGTACCAGCAAAAATACCTGGGCTTGCGCTTTCCCGCCTCCGACATTCCCAGCCAGGCGCGCACCCTGTATCTCACCAATAAATTGCGGCTGCTGGCCGATGTCGAAGCGCCGATGGATGGGCTGGTTCCGCCGCGCCTGCCGACCGGCGAGTTACTCGACCAGAGCCACTGCATCCTGCGCGGCCTGTCCGATGTACACCTCGTGTATCTGCGCAACATGGGCGTGCGCGCCACGATGACCTTGTCCATCGTCTGCGACGGCAAGCTGTGGGGGCTGATCGCCTGCCACCATCACCAGCCGCGCACGCCCCCGTACCAGATCCGCGAAAACATGCGCCAGATCGCCGAACTGCTGGCGGAAATCGCCAACATGCGCATCGAGGCCTTGTCCCACCTGGAAACGGTGCGCCACCGCCTGACGCTGGACCACTTGCTGAACCAGTTCCATCAGGCCCTGCTCCAGGATGGCGACATCACCAACGAGCTCGAACTCTGGCTGCCCGAGCTGTTGCCGGCATTTGATGCCAGCAGCCTGGGCGTGCAGATCGGTACGCTTGCCTTTATCGGCGGACCGGCCAGGCGCCAGGGCGCCACGCACCAGATCCTCGACGAGGTCGGCGCGCGTCTCGATCTGCAAGACCCGCGCCCCCAGGTCTTCATCTGGGACGACCTGCTGACTTCCAGGAAACGCTCGCTGCTGTATTTGCCGGACGCAGCCGGCCTGCTGCTGGCGCAACGCCATGACGAGGACATCATCTTTTGCTTCCTGACGCGCGAAGAAGTGGTGCAGCAGGTGCGCTGGGGCGGCGAGCCGGTCAAGGACGTCGTGGCCCTTCCGAATGGCCGCATCCGCCTCGAGCCGCGCCGCTCCTTCGCCGTCTGGCAGCAGTCGGTGAAGGGACATTCCGATCCGTGGCTGCAGGCGGATGGGGAGGCGCTGCAAAACCTGCTGCGCATCCTCAGCGAGGTCAACAAACTGCAGGTGAACCGCAAGATGCAGGAAACCCTGCACTGGCGCGCCCACCATGACCATCTGACCGGGCTGTACAACCGCCGCGCCATGGAGGACGAGGTAGCGCGGCGCCTGGACGACGGCCAATACAACACCGCGCTGATGCTGCTCGACCTCGACCATTTTAAAAAGATCAACGACACCTACGGCCATGAAACGGGCGATCTGGTACTGCAGCAACTGAGTCTGCGCCTGAAAGCGGTGATGCGGGAAAATGACTTGCTGGCACGCCTGGGCGGCGATGAATTCATGCTGCTACTGCAGATCCCGCACCCGAGCGCGGCCACGGCGCTCACCTTTGCCGAGCGCCTGCACGGGGCCGTTTCCGGCCCGTTTGACATCAAGGGACAACAATTTCGCCTCGGGATTTCGGTGGGTATCGCGATTCCGCCCGGCCACGGCCGCACAGTCAGCGAATTGCTGCGCCACGCCGACCTGACGCTGTACCAGGCCAAATCCCTGGGCCGCTGTCGCAGCATCGTGTTCGAGCTGGCGATGGCGGCCGACCAGCGCGAATACTACCTGCTCGAACGTGACCTGGACGAGGCGGTCGAACGCAATCAACTATCCCTGGTGTTCCAGCCGAAGGTCGACCTCATCAGCCGTAAAGTGGTCGGCCTCGAGGCACTGGTGCGCTGGAACCACCCAACCCGGGGCCAGAACAGCCCCAGCGCCTTCATTCCGATTGCCGAACACAGCGACCAGATCATCCGCATCGACCGTTGGGTCATGCGCAGTGCGATCGCGGAACTGGCCCGTCTGCGCAGCCAGGGCCTGGCCCGCCTGCCGATCGCGATCAACCTGTCGATCGCCGATATCCTGTCGCCGAACCTGGTGGCCTACCTCACCGAGCTGCTCGACGAGTACAAGGTGCCGGCGAGCGCCCTGGAAATCGAGGTGACCGAGTCCTGCTTCATGCGCCAGCTCGACGAGACGCAGAGCGTGTTACGCGCGCTGAACGAGACCGGCATTTCCACCGCGCTGGACGATTTCGGCACCGGTTTTTCCTCGCTCAGTTACCTGCGCCAATTGCCGCTGCAATGCCTCAAGATCGACCAGTCGTTCACCCGCAGCATGTTGCAGGACGCGAACGCGGAAAAACTGACCCAGGCGATTGTCGCGATGGGGATTGCGCTCAGGATGACGATCGTGGCGGAAGGGGTGGAGACGCGCGAGCAGATGAACTGGCTGCTGGCGCATGGCTGCCACATCGGCCAGGGATACTACTTCAGTCCGCCGGTGCCCGCGCAGGATGTGCAGCAGGTGATCGAGCGGCTGGAGATACGCTTGTCGGCCTGA
- a CDS encoding putative bifunctional diguanylate cyclase/phosphodiesterase — protein MAPLIDIAHWRTHIFSRLLTIVLVLGIGTAIPSIALAAGQGLWSLVAVDLVAIGWLFALWRLHSWAYRTRVFHFIAIVFLVSVGMIVNVGQVAQPYLIAPPVFAAVLLGRRSALAALGASTLLVLVLSIRGYLHAGGATPDASVLPAWTIALNFLFVGALITVSCSTLLQKLVASLGHLHGVARSLEEGKDTLSSLNAELRLTAAAVAQLNDMVLIVRTNGTPEVPWPITFANDAFVRSTGYTREAVLERSMLMLGGADTDLAAVERLSEAMRSGARARAELTTYTKAGLPFWTEIEITPFLDEAGTHTHCVVVGRDIGERKKAATAIHRLAYYDVLTELPNRRFLLERLDALLLEAQSGQGWGAVVFIDLDHFKYVNDARGHATGDALLRSVAARLTALMREHDTVARIGGDEFVVLLPRIGHDHDSARSAALAHAERLRDALSDAVEVGGNRYNASASLGVSLLPHPGQRADDLLREADTAMYHAKARGRNRVALFEAAMRAESEQRLTLERDLAGAIERGELLMHLQLQCDADGKPGGAEMLMRWQRADGRFVPPDVFIPIAEASGLIVPLGHWALQQACQAWLRLNAAGHPLPLSVNVSPMQFGQADFVAQVRAVLAETGVPADQLILELTEGLLIKDRDATIARMHALAAIGIRFSIDDFGTGYSNLGYLKRMPLYELKIDKSFVRDTPDGGDGDAIVRSILAMAGHLRLRVVAEGVETREQAAFLAANGCPVMQGYLFARPQPLAQVLASLEAALAA, from the coding sequence GTGGCGCCCCTTATCGATATTGCGCATTGGCGCACCCACATTTTTTCCCGCTTGCTGACGATCGTGCTGGTGCTCGGCATCGGCACGGCGATTCCCAGCATCGCGCTCGCCGCCGGACAGGGCCTGTGGTCGCTGGTGGCGGTCGACCTCGTCGCCATCGGCTGGCTGTTCGCGCTCTGGCGCCTGCACAGCTGGGCCTACCGGACGCGGGTATTCCACTTCATCGCGATCGTGTTCCTCGTTTCCGTGGGGATGATCGTCAACGTCGGCCAGGTGGCCCAGCCCTACCTGATCGCGCCGCCTGTGTTCGCCGCAGTCCTGCTCGGACGGCGTTCGGCGCTGGCGGCCCTCGGCGCCAGCACCCTGCTGGTCCTGGTGCTGAGCATCCGGGGCTATCTGCACGCCGGCGGCGCCACGCCGGATGCATCCGTCCTGCCCGCATGGACGATTGCCCTCAATTTCCTGTTCGTCGGCGCGCTGATCACGGTGTCCTGCAGTACCCTGCTGCAAAAACTGGTGGCCTCGCTCGGTCACCTGCACGGGGTCGCGCGTTCGCTGGAGGAAGGTAAGGACACCCTGTCCAGCCTGAACGCCGAGTTGCGCCTGACGGCCGCCGCAGTCGCCCAGCTCAATGACATGGTGCTGATCGTGCGCACCAACGGCACGCCCGAGGTGCCCTGGCCCATCACGTTCGCCAACGATGCGTTCGTGCGCAGCACCGGTTATACGCGCGAGGCCGTGCTCGAGCGCAGCATGCTGATGCTCGGCGGCGCCGACACCGACCTGGCCGCCGTGGAGCGGCTGAGCGAGGCCATGCGCAGCGGCGCGCGGGCCCGTGCCGAGCTGACGACGTATACGAAGGCCGGCCTGCCTTTCTGGACCGAAATCGAAATCACCCCGTTCCTGGACGAAGCCGGCACGCATACGCACTGTGTCGTGGTCGGGCGCGACATCGGCGAGCGCAAGAAGGCGGCCACCGCGATCCACCGCCTCGCCTATTACGACGTGCTGACGGAACTGCCGAACCGGCGCTTCCTGCTCGAGCGCCTCGACGCCCTGCTGCTTGAAGCCCAGTCCGGCCAGGGCTGGGGCGCCGTCGTCTTCATCGACCTCGATCATTTTAAATACGTCAACGATGCGCGCGGACACGCGACCGGCGACGCGCTGCTGCGCAGTGTTGCGGCCCGCCTGACGGCACTGATGCGCGAGCACGACACGGTGGCCCGCATCGGCGGCGACGAATTCGTCGTCCTGCTGCCGCGCATCGGCCATGACCACGACAGCGCGCGCAGCGCCGCCCTCGCCCACGCCGAGCGGCTGCGCGATGCGCTATCCGATGCGGTCGAGGTCGGCGGCAACCGCTACAACGCCTCGGCCAGCCTGGGCGTGAGCCTGCTGCCGCATCCGGGCCAGCGCGCCGACGACCTGCTGCGCGAGGCCGACACCGCCATGTACCACGCCAAGGCGCGCGGCCGCAACCGCGTGGCCCTGTTCGAAGCGGCCATGCGCGCCGAATCCGAACAGCGCCTGACGCTCGAGCGCGACCTGGCCGGCGCCATCGAGCGCGGCGAACTCCTGATGCACCTGCAGCTGCAATGCGACGCGGACGGCAAGCCGGGCGGCGCGGAAATGCTGATGCGCTGGCAACGCGCCGACGGCCGCTTCGTGCCGCCGGACGTATTCATCCCGATCGCCGAAGCGAGCGGCCTGATCGTGCCGCTGGGGCATTGGGCCCTGCAGCAAGCCTGCCAGGCCTGGCTGCGCCTGAACGCCGCCGGCCACCCGCTGCCGCTGTCGGTGAATGTCAGTCCGATGCAGTTCGGCCAGGCCGACTTCGTGGCCCAGGTGCGCGCCGTGCTGGCCGAGACCGGGGTGCCGGCCGATCAACTCATTCTGGAACTGACCGAGGGCCTGCTGATCAAGGACCGCGACGCCACGATCGCCCGCATGCACGCGCTGGCCGCGATCGGCATCCGTTTTTCGATCGACGATTTCGGCACCGGTTATTCGAACCTGGGCTACCTGAAGCGCATGCCGCTGTATGAACTCAAAATCGACAAGAGTTTTGTGCGCGACACGCCGGATGGCGGCGATGGCGACGCCATCGTGCGCTCGATCCTGGCGATGGCCGGCCACCTGCGCCTGCGCGTGGTGGCCGAGGGCGTCGAGACGCGGGAACAGGCCGCTTTCCTGGCCGCCAACGGCTGCCCCGTCATGCAGGGTTATCTGTTCGCGCGGCCGCAGCCTCTGGCGCAGGTGCTCGCCAGCCTGGAAGCTGCGCTGGCGGCCTGA
- a CDS encoding VOC family protein, whose product MPHIAGLDHVQIAIPPGADAAARAFYGGVLGLSEIPKPAPLNASGGMWFVTGATQLHIGSQADFVPAKKAHPAFIVEDFEGYCALLRRQEVAVREEAQVAGRRRAGIEDPFGNRIELIAAAQA is encoded by the coding sequence ATGCCCCATATCGCCGGACTCGACCACGTCCAGATCGCCATTCCTCCCGGCGCCGACGCCGCCGCCCGCGCCTTCTACGGCGGCGTACTCGGTCTTTCCGAAATACCGAAACCCGCGCCCCTGAACGCCTCCGGCGGCATGTGGTTCGTCACGGGCGCGACGCAACTGCACATCGGCAGCCAGGCCGATTTCGTGCCCGCGAAAAAGGCGCATCCGGCCTTCATCGTCGAGGATTTCGAAGGCTATTGCGCGCTGCTGCGCAGGCAGGAGGTGGCCGTGCGCGAAGAAGCGCAGGTAGCGGGACGGCGCCGTGCCGGCATCGAGGATCCCTTCGGCAACCGGATCGAACTGATCGCGGCGGCGCAGGCTTGA
- a CDS encoding branched-chain amino acid ABC transporter substrate-binding protein, whose amino-acid sequence MRSPAILASVLALAAAPSHAQPATQPLQVKIGTASPLSGTGAHQGKDIENGARMAIDELNAKGIVLGGRKVQWVLQPEDDAADPKTGAAVAQKLVDAKVAAVVGHLNSGTTVPASKIYANAGIPQISPAATTPLYTHQGFKTAFRVVANDNLVGRTLATYSMNTLKAKKIAVIDDRTAFGQGLADEFVKGVKAGGGGASVVSRQFTNDKATDFNAILTQIRARDPDVIFYGGMDAVAGPMLKQMKALGLRAKLVSGDGVCSEKMPLLAGDALVDDKVYCVVAGGVTGPQEAGLNAFTQRYQQRYKLPVETYAPYAYDAVMVFAKAMQSANSSDPAIFLPALASVQYEGVTGSIAFDPKGDLKNAALTLYTYRQGKKTKLQVLR is encoded by the coding sequence ATGCGTAGCCCTGCCATCCTTGCTTCCGTGCTCGCGCTTGCCGCGGCACCGTCCCACGCCCAACCTGCCACCCAGCCCCTGCAAGTGAAAATCGGCACGGCGTCTCCACTGTCCGGCACCGGCGCCCACCAGGGCAAGGACATCGAAAACGGCGCCCGCATGGCGATCGACGAGCTCAACGCCAAGGGCATCGTGCTCGGCGGGCGCAAGGTGCAGTGGGTGCTGCAGCCCGAAGACGACGCGGCTGACCCGAAGACCGGCGCGGCCGTCGCGCAAAAGCTGGTCGATGCAAAAGTCGCGGCCGTGGTCGGCCACCTGAATTCGGGCACCACGGTGCCGGCCTCGAAGATCTATGCGAATGCCGGCATCCCGCAGATTTCTCCGGCGGCCACCACGCCGCTCTACACCCACCAGGGTTTCAAGACCGCCTTCCGCGTCGTCGCCAACGACAACCTGGTCGGGCGCACGCTGGCGACCTATTCGATGAATACCCTGAAGGCAAAGAAGATCGCGGTGATCGACGACCGCACCGCCTTCGGCCAGGGCCTGGCCGACGAATTCGTCAAGGGCGTGAAGGCAGGCGGCGGCGGCGCCAGCGTGGTCAGCCGCCAGTTCACCAACGACAAGGCGACCGATTTCAACGCCATCCTGACCCAGATCCGCGCGCGCGATCCGGACGTGATCTTCTATGGCGGCATGGATGCCGTGGCCGGCCCGATGCTGAAACAAATGAAGGCGCTCGGCCTGCGCGCGAAACTGGTGTCGGGCGACGGCGTCTGCTCGGAAAAGATGCCGCTGCTGGCGGGCGACGCGCTGGTCGACGACAAGGTCTATTGCGTGGTTGCGGGCGGCGTCACGGGCCCGCAGGAAGCCGGCCTGAATGCGTTCACACAGCGCTACCAGCAACGCTACAAGCTCCCGGTGGAGACCTATGCGCCCTATGCCTACGATGCGGTGATGGTGTTTGCGAAAGCGATGCAGAGCGCGAATTCGAGCGATCCGGCCATATTCCTGCCGGCGCTGGCAAGCGTCCAGTACGAAGGCGTGACCGGCAGCATCGCCTTCGACCCGAAGGGCGATCTGAAAAATGCCGCGCTGACCTTGTACACCTATCGCCAGGGGAAAAAGACGAAATTGCAGGTGCTGCGCTAA
- a CDS encoding S41 family peptidase, with the protein MQTLATKLKANYVLPDVAQRVAATIVKKNADGGYAMATSAQAFSAALSQDLRELSKDKHFRAVHDERFRERSGENEVPDRAEMEAQRDRTAQLGYGIEKVERLAGNVGYIELRGFGPTEFVGPAYTAALSLLSGTDALILDLRRNGGGRPASVAYLMSHFFPLGDERHLNDIYDRPTNTTQQYWTSTAITQRYDKPVYVLTSARTFSGGEECAYDFQTQKRATLVGETTGGGANPVSPFAVGHGIVVAIPRGQAINPITRTSWEHVGVKPDIAVPAAQAQQTAHAAILRQLLASNKDEGLRASLQRALAMVEKGESEAPVYTLRQ; encoded by the coding sequence GTGCAGACACTTGCGACCAAACTGAAAGCGAATTACGTCCTCCCCGACGTGGCGCAACGGGTTGCCGCCACCATCGTCAAGAAGAATGCCGATGGCGGCTATGCCATGGCAACGAGCGCACAGGCATTCAGTGCCGCGCTGTCGCAGGATTTGCGCGAACTGAGCAAGGACAAGCATTTCCGGGCCGTGCATGACGAGCGTTTCCGTGAGCGCAGCGGTGAGAATGAGGTACCTGACCGCGCGGAAATGGAAGCGCAGCGCGACCGTACGGCCCAGCTGGGTTATGGCATCGAGAAAGTGGAACGCCTGGCGGGCAATGTCGGCTATATCGAGCTGCGCGGTTTCGGGCCGACCGAATTCGTCGGCCCCGCCTACACCGCCGCCCTGAGCTTATTGTCGGGAACGGATGCGCTCATCCTGGACCTGCGCCGCAACGGCGGCGGACGTCCGGCCAGCGTCGCTTACCTGATGAGCCATTTCTTCCCGCTGGGCGACGAGCGCCATCTGAACGACATTTATGACAGGCCGACCAATACCACCCAGCAATATTGGACCAGCACGGCAATCACGCAGCGCTACGACAAACCCGTGTACGTGCTGACCTCGGCCCGCACCTTTTCCGGCGGCGAGGAATGCGCCTACGATTTTCAAACCCAGAAACGGGCAACGCTTGTCGGCGAAACCACGGGCGGCGGCGCCAATCCGGTCAGTCCTTTCGCTGTCGGACATGGCATCGTGGTCGCCATCCCAAGGGGGCAGGCGATCAATCCGATCACCAGGACCAGCTGGGAGCACGTCGGTGTGAAACCGGACATCGCGGTGCCGGCAGCCCAGGCCCAGCAAACGGCGCACGCCGCCATCCTGCGCCAGCTGCTTGCCTCCAACAAGGACGAGGGCTTGCGCGCCAGCCTGCAGCGGGCGCTGGCCATGGTGGAAAAGGGAGAGAGCGAAGCGCCGGTGTACACGCTCAGGCAATGA
- a CDS encoding VOC family protein, giving the protein MNKNVIFNLPVKDLEKSKAFFAALGFGFNPDFSNEQAACVVVLEGSIYAMLTTETFFKSLINKPVVQAREANEVVICLSCESREEVDSLIAKATAAGARIPHPPEDNGFMYDQGFEDLDGHLWNLVWMAPKG; this is encoded by the coding sequence ATGAACAAGAACGTGATATTCAATCTCCCGGTCAAGGACCTGGAAAAATCCAAAGCCTTCTTTGCCGCACTGGGCTTCGGTTTCAATCCCGACTTCAGCAATGAGCAGGCGGCCTGCGTGGTCGTCCTCGAAGGCAGCATCTACGCGATGCTGACGACCGAAACGTTTTTCAAGTCCCTGATCAACAAGCCGGTGGTCCAGGCCCGGGAAGCCAACGAGGTCGTCATCTGCCTGAGCTGCGAGAGCCGGGAAGAGGTCGACAGCCTGATCGCCAAGGCCACCGCCGCCGGCGCCCGCATTCCCCATCCGCCCGAGGATAACGGCTTCATGTATGACCAGGGCTTCGAGGACCTCGACGGCCATTTGTGGAACCTGGTCTGGATGGCGCCCAAGGGGTGA
- a CDS encoding alkene reductase: MSHKLFEPARIGDIEVANRVVMAPLTRSRADEAAGDVPGSPMNVEYYRQRSNAGLIISEGTQVSPVGKGYMATPGIYSDAQVEGWKPITQAVHEAGSKIVAQIWHVGRVTHPHLTGGAQPIAPSAVAPKVVAYTHAGKVEAPEPRALALDEIKEIVAEYRRGAANAIRAGFDGIELHGANGYLIDQFLRDGANKRTDEYGGSIENRVRFALEVVDAVVAEIGAGRVGIRLSPVTPANDLADSNPQAVFGHLVEELNKRNIAFIHFVEGATGGPRDIPGFDFEWARKTFKGTYIANNGYDRQMAIDAVESGRADAVAFGRAYIANPDLVQRLKLNAPFNTPNPQTFYAPGEAGYIDYPTLDQAA; encoded by the coding sequence ATGAGCCACAAACTTTTTGAGCCCGCCCGCATTGGCGACATCGAGGTTGCCAACCGTGTCGTGATGGCCCCGCTGACCCGCAGCCGCGCCGACGAAGCCGCCGGCGACGTGCCGGGCAGCCCGATGAACGTCGAGTACTACCGCCAGCGCAGCAACGCCGGCCTGATCATCAGCGAAGGCACGCAGGTCTCGCCGGTCGGTAAAGGCTACATGGCCACGCCCGGCATTTACTCGGACGCCCAGGTCGAAGGCTGGAAGCCGATCACCCAGGCCGTGCACGAAGCCGGCTCGAAGATCGTGGCCCAGATCTGGCACGTGGGCCGCGTGACCCACCCACATCTCACCGGCGGCGCGCAGCCGATCGCTCCCTCGGCCGTGGCGCCGAAAGTGGTCGCTTACACCCACGCCGGCAAGGTCGAGGCACCGGAGCCGCGCGCCCTGGCCCTGGATGAGATCAAGGAAATCGTTGCCGAATACCGCCGCGGCGCCGCGAATGCGATCCGCGCCGGTTTCGACGGCATCGAACTGCACGGTGCCAACGGCTACCTGATCGACCAGTTCCTGCGCGACGGCGCCAACAAGCGAACCGACGAATACGGCGGCTCGATCGAGAACCGCGTCCGCTTCGCGCTGGAAGTCGTGGACGCCGTGGTCGCCGAAATCGGCGCCGGCCGCGTCGGCATCCGCCTGTCTCCGGTGACGCCGGCCAACGACCTGGCCGACAGCAACCCGCAAGCCGTGTTCGGCCATCTGGTCGAGGAACTGAACAAGCGCAATATCGCGTTTATTCACTTCGTCGAAGGCGCCACCGGCGGCCCGCGCGATATTCCCGGTTTTGATTTCGAATGGGCGCGCAAGACCTTCAAAGGCACGTATATCGCCAACAACGGTTACGACCGCCAGATGGCGATCGATGCGGTCGAATCGGGCCGCGCCGATGCAGTCGCCTTCGGCCGCGCCTATATCGCCAATCCGGACCTGGTGCAGCGCCTCAAGTTGAATGCGCCGTTCAATACGCCTAACCCGCAGACCTTCTATGCGCCGGGCGAGGCCGGGTATATCGATTATCCGACGCTGGACCAGGCGGCCTGA
- a CDS encoding LysR family transcriptional regulator, translated as MDRLRLMETFVRVVETGNFSAVAREERATQSSISKQIQALETLLGAKLLVRSTRSHALTEAGKRYYERCRQVLDTLEEARVEIQRTENDIAGVLRVAAPASFGRLHIVPRLPAFFERYPQLKIDLQLDDGFVDLVVGGIDVAFRVGELKDSRLIARRIGTAHRAALASPAYLARHGEPQHPHELRDHQCIVYTGLATMNEWNFQDEEGGQHAVRVNGHLQSNSSEAIRQAVVEGLGICYTPQWVYGDDIRAGRVKPILTRYRLPPLPLNVVFQPARRPSIKISHFVSFFADAFSRDPDISPMLAADGASHDALGKLGTVGSRG; from the coding sequence ATGGACCGCTTGAGGCTGATGGAAACCTTCGTCCGGGTCGTCGAGACCGGCAACTTCTCGGCTGTCGCGCGCGAGGAGCGCGCCACGCAATCGAGCATCAGCAAGCAGATCCAGGCGCTGGAGACCCTGCTCGGCGCGAAACTGCTGGTGCGCTCGACGCGCAGCCATGCGCTCACCGAAGCGGGCAAGCGCTATTACGAGCGCTGCCGCCAGGTGCTCGACACGCTGGAAGAAGCGCGGGTCGAGATCCAGCGCACCGAGAACGACATCGCCGGCGTACTGCGCGTGGCCGCCCCGGCCTCGTTCGGGCGCCTGCACATCGTGCCGCGCCTGCCCGCCTTTTTCGAGCGCTATCCGCAACTCAAGATCGACCTGCAACTGGACGACGGCTTCGTCGACCTGGTCGTGGGCGGAATCGACGTCGCCTTCCGCGTCGGCGAACTGAAGGACAGCCGCCTGATCGCGCGCCGCATCGGCACCGCGCACCGCGCCGCGCTGGCCTCCCCCGCTTACCTGGCGCGCCACGGCGAGCCGCAGCATCCGCACGAGCTGCGCGATCATCAATGCATCGTCTACACGGGTCTCGCCACGATGAACGAGTGGAACTTCCAGGACGAGGAAGGCGGCCAGCACGCCGTGCGCGTCAATGGCCACCTGCAGTCGAACAGTTCGGAGGCGATCCGCCAGGCCGTGGTCGAGGGCCTGGGCATCTGCTACACGCCGCAGTGGGTGTATGGCGACGACATCCGCGCCGGCCGCGTCAAACCGATCCTGACCCGCTACCGGCTGCCGCCGCTGCCGCTGAACGTCGTGTTCCAGCCGGCGCGCCGGCCCTCGATCAAGATCAGCCACTTCGTTTCCTTCTTCGCCGACGCGTTTTCGCGCGATCCGGACATCTCGCCGATGCTGGCAGCCGACGGCGCTTCGCATGATGCGCTCGGCAAGCTTGGCACGGTCGGCAGCCGGGGCTGA